ATCAGGCGCCCGACGGGCCGGTGGTGATCGGCCTCAGCGCCGCCATCGTCGCGGTCACCGACGACGAGCCGCGGGTCCTGGTGGTGCGTGATGACGGGCCCGATGCATTGCCGGCTGGTCCGTTCAGGCCGGATGCCCATCGCACCCTCGATATCGGGCTGCGCGCCTGGGTCACGGCCCAGACCCGGCTGCCGCTCGGCTATGTCGAACAGCTCTACACCTTTGCCGATCGGGGGCGCGACCCGCGCGAATGGCAGGGGGGGCCGCGCATCGTGTCGATCGGCTATCTGGCGCTGGTGCGCGAGGCGATGCCGCCGGCCGATACCGCCGCCGCCTGGCGCTGCTGGTATGACTTCTTTCCCTGGGAAGACCGCCGCGCCGGTGCGGCACCGGTGGTGGCTGAACTGATCCGGCCTCGGCTCGCGGTCTGGATCGCGGCCGCCGCGATCCCGGAACGCGATCGGCGTCGCGCCCGTGTCGACCATGCATTCGGGCCCGAGGACGATGCCCATTGGCATGAAGACCTGGTGCTTGAACGCTATGAGTTGTTGTACGAAGCCGGGCTGGTGGCAGAGGCCGAGCGCGATCGCAGCCTGAGCGCCGCCGCCGCGGCCGGCGGTGGCGAGATGACGGCCGATGGCGACCTGGTGCCGGCCCTGGGGCGGCCGATGCGCTTCGATCATCGCCGGATTCTGGCGACGGCGATCGGACGGATTCGCGGCAAGCTGGGCTATCGGCCGCTGGTGTTCGAAGTGATGCCGCCGGCCTTTACGCTGACCGGGCTTCAGACGGCGGTGGAGGCCCTGGCGGGACGGCGGCTGCACAAGCAGAATTTCCGCCGGTTGGTGGCACAGGCCGGGCTGGTGGAGGCGACCGGGCGGATGACCCATGAAACCGGCGGTCGGCCGGCGGAATTGTACAGCTTCCGCGCCGAGGTGATGCAGGAACGCGGTGGGGCGGGTTTGAGACTACCCGGCA
This genomic stretch from Tistrella bauzanensis harbors:
- a CDS encoding NUDIX hydrolase; amino-acid sequence: MIGQDGRGAGQARGVVHGRPGTATTVSDQAPDGPVVIGLSAAIVAVTDDEPRVLVVRDDGPDALPAGPFRPDAHRTLDIGLRAWVTAQTRLPLGYVEQLYTFADRGRDPREWQGGPRIVSIGYLALVREAMPPADTAAAWRCWYDFFPWEDRRAGAAPVVAELIRPRLAVWIAAAAIPERDRRRARVDHAFGPEDDAHWHEDLVLERYELLYEAGLVAEAERDRSLSAAAAAGGGEMTADGDLVPALGRPMRFDHRRILATAIGRIRGKLGYRPLVFEVMPPAFTLTGLQTAVEALAGRRLHKQNFRRLVAQAGLVEATGRMTHETGGRPAELYSFRAEVMQERGGAGLRLPGRRG